TAAAAAACCACCGCCCCAATTAAGAGATTGATAAATGCGATTAAACAATAACTGGCGATGTTTTGGTTTGATAAACTGCATTGTATAGTAAGCAAAAATTAAATCTGCTTTTTCTAATTCTATCTCTAGTAAATTTTCTTCTCGAATTTCCACATTAGAAAAGTTTTGACAACTTTTTTGTGCATATTGAACCATCTCTGTTTCCACATCAATGCCAATAAATTGTATTCGCTTAGCTTGATGGTGTTGCGCTAACAGAGTAAGTAATTTTCCTGTAGAACAGCCCAAATCATAGCAAACTGAACTATCATCAAGGAAAAAATCAGAAATACTGACCCCTAGTTCGTGGGAAGCATTATAAAATGGGATAGATTTTTCTATATGCTGATCAAAGTGTTTAGTTAGATCACCACTAAATGACCAGTTAGCATTGTCTGCGTTAATTTGATCGCCCACGTGTATCATACTATTTTTAATACTTTAATCCTACATAATACTTTTAGCAGAAGGGCTGTGAATCCGACGACTACAACTCGCGCGTTCCTTTGCGCCGTACGAGGTAGTTTATTAGAGAATGCGCTCTTAAATCCATCCTCGTAGCCAATAAACAAAAATGCCAAGATATTCTTTGAGCACTCGGGTGCTTTGTTCAAGATGATCAGCATCAGGGAGAGAATTTAATAAAGTGGCTTGGGGGGTACTTTGTAGTTGTTGCCAATGTTGCCTAGTAATAGAAAAATCAGTGGGAGCTGGAATAATATCAATCTCCTGTTTTTTAAAGGTTAAAACTGACCGTGGCATATGAGAAGCCGAAGTCACTAACAAACATTGCTTAATCCCTTTTTCCTCTAAAATTTCTTGAGTGTAAACCGCATTATCATGGGTATTGAGGGCTTGCGGTTCTTCAATTACTGCCGAAGCTGGCACTCCGATTTCTACCAGTAACTGTTTCATATTTGTTGCTTCAGGAGTATCATTGCCTAACCAAGAAATGCGTCCGCCTGTTGCAATGATGAGAGGGGCTTTTCCTTGCTTATAAAGGTGAGCTGCATATAAAACGCGATCGCCTGCTCCTGTTATTTCCACAGTATTCCGCGGAGGAATGGGAGCTTGAGTTGATCCTCCTAATAAAATAATTGCCTCTGCTTCGGGTAATTTCTCATTCTCATTAGAAATATGTTGCCATTCTAAAGATTGAGTTAACCCAGAACTCACCCAAGCATTACTAAAAATTAAAAGTACCCCTAAAGCAATCCCCATCGGAAATAGAGCAAAATAAGGACGTTTCCAAGCAATAATTAACCCCACTAATAACAGAATACTTGCCAACCCTAGCGGATAAACAAAAAGCGGAAGTAGTTTAGAAAAAAAGAGAAACATATTTAATTCGTTATTCGTTTATGAAGGACAAACCCCAAACGACTCTCTCCAGAGAAAGATTCTGCTTCAAAGCTCTTTAATCAGAGGTCTAAGCACGATATAGTAGCAATTGTTAAGTTAAATCACAAAGGATTAAAGTCTAATGAGTGTAGCTGTTGAACAAATGGTTCCTGATGTCGTATTTCGGACTCGTGTCCGTGATGAATCTGTTGGAGGAGAAAATCCATTTCGCTGGCAAGATCGGACGACTCAAGAGATTTTTGGTGGCAAACGAATAGTTTTATTTGCTCTGCCTGGAGCATTTACTCCTACTTGTTCTTCTACTCACTTGCCTCGTTATGAAGAATTATATGATGAAATCCGCGCTCAGGGAATTGATGAGATAATTTGTCTCTCCGTGAATGATGCCTTTGTTATGTTCCAGTGGGCGAAAAAACAAGGAGCAGAAAAAGTATTTATGCTTCCCGATGGCAATGGAGATTTTACCCGTAAAATGGGAATGCTTGTAGAAAAAGAAAATCTTGGCTTTGGAATGCGCTCTTGGCGTTATTCGATGGTGGTTAACGATTGTAAAATTGAAAAAATGTTCATTGAGCCAGATTATCAGGATAACTGCCCCACTGATCCCTTTGAAGTTTCTGATGCTGATACCATGCTAGCTTATCTCAAAGGGTCAAAAAGTTAGTTTTGCTTAACCAATTTCCTCTTTTCCTAGAAAGGGGATCAGGTTTCTAATTAGCTACAATGCTGGTATAGTCGTTCCAATTCAGTTCCGTAGTGCAGCCATCTTGGCTGCTACTAGGGAGCAAGATGCTCCCACTACTTTTAGGTTGCTGTTTTTTATTTGGAATCACTATAAAACCTGACTCCCCTTTTGTTATGCTTACCCTAATTTTGTGCCATCAAACTGCTGACTTTGACGCTTTAGGGGCAGCAGTGGGGTTAACTCGCCTCCATACAGGGTCAAAATTTGTTTTAACAGGTGGAGCACATCCAGGAGTAAAATCCTTTCTCGCCTTACATCGGGATGAGTTAGCTGTCATTGAACAGCGCAGTGTTCATCCTGAAGATATTGAAACCTTAATTGTTGTTGATACCCAACACCGTCAGCGGTTAGGTAAAGCTCAAAGTTGGTTTGATCTTCCCCAACTCAAAAATATTCTGCTCTATGATCATCACCCCTTAGAAGGGGATATTCCCGCAACAATTACCCAAATTGATAACGTTGGGGCAACTTGCACCCTAGTAGTAGAAGAATTAAGGGCAAATGAGGCAAGTTTAAGCGCGATCGAAGCCACTGTGATGGCATTAGGGATTCATGCCGATACAGGATCACTTACTTTTCCTCAAAGTACCTCCCGCGATGCCAAGGCTTTAGCCTGGTTAATGGAACAAGGAGCCAATATTAGTCTCATTGCGGAGCATGGGGAACCCAGTCTTTCCCCTCAGCTACAAACACTTTTCTCAGAAGCCCTAGACACCGTCCAGACTGAAACAATACAGGGTTATACTTTAGGGTGGGTATTTCTCAGTGGAGAAAAATTTGTTCCGGGTTTATCCAGTGTCACCGAACGGTTAATTGAAGTCATTGAAGCTGATGCCCTTTTACTGGTTCATAGTTATTTTCACAGTAATGAACATCGAGCGAGTCTGATTGCCCGTTGCAGTATTCCTACAATTGATCTTAATGAAATTTTAGTGCCCTATGGCGGTGGCGGGCATAAGCAAGCGGCTTCGGCAAACTTAAAAACTGATCACCCTCAAGAAATTCTCACTGAACTCATAGAAACCCTCAAATCAAAAATTCCCCACCCTCCCACAGCAAGGGAACTAATGTCTTCTCCGGTTCGCACCATCCTTCCTGATACTACCATTGATGAAGCCCAACGCATTCTCCTCCGTTATGGACATTCGGGGTTATCAGTGGTTGATGAAAATCAAGAATTAGTGGGAATTATTTCGCGTCGGGATCTTGACCTCGCCTTACATCATGGTTTTGGTCATGCCCCAGTTAAAGGATATATGACGCGGAATCTTAAAACGATTACTACTGATACGGTTTTACCTGACATTGAAGACTTAATGGTCACCTATGACGTAGGCAGATTACCAGTTTTAGAGAATCATCAACTACTTGGCATTGTCACCCGTACCGATGTTTTACGCCAATTGCATCAAGAACGGGGAACCGAGAATAAAGATCAAGATCATCAGTCTTTAGTTTCCGCTTGCCTACTTCCCAATTTTAAGCAGCGACTGCGCCCCGAACTATGGAAATTACTCTCCTTTGCCGCTACTGAAGCACAAAAACGAGGGTGGCATCTTTACCTGGTTGGTGGTGCAGTACGAGATATTCTCCTTGCCAACCCCCAGCAAACAGACTCAGAAATTTTTCTGCAAGATATTGATTTAGTGGTTGATGGCTTCCATCGGGTTGCAGAAGTGGGCGCAGGAGTAGAACTTGCGAAAGCCTTACAAGCTGATTATCCATCCGCGCGTCTGGAAGTCCATGGGGAATTTCAAACGGCAGCTTTGCTCTGGCATAATGATCCTGAACTAGAC
This window of the Euhalothece natronophila Z-M001 genome carries:
- a CDS encoding peroxiredoxin, translating into MSVAVEQMVPDVVFRTRVRDESVGGENPFRWQDRTTQEIFGGKRIVLFALPGAFTPTCSSTHLPRYEELYDEIRAQGIDEIICLSVNDAFVMFQWAKKQGAEKVFMLPDGNGDFTRKMGMLVEKENLGFGMRSWRYSMVVNDCKIEKMFIEPDYQDNCPTDPFEVSDADTMLAYLKGSKS
- a CDS encoding CBS domain-containing protein, coding for MLTLILCHQTADFDALGAAVGLTRLHTGSKFVLTGGAHPGVKSFLALHRDELAVIEQRSVHPEDIETLIVVDTQHRQRLGKAQSWFDLPQLKNILLYDHHPLEGDIPATITQIDNVGATCTLVVEELRANEASLSAIEATVMALGIHADTGSLTFPQSTSRDAKALAWLMEQGANISLIAEHGEPSLSPQLQTLFSEALDTVQTETIQGYTLGWVFLSGEKFVPGLSSVTERLIEVIEADALLLVHSYFHSNEHRASLIARCSIPTIDLNEILVPYGGGGHKQAASANLKTDHPQEILTELIETLKSKIPHPPTARELMSSPVRTILPDTTIDEAQRILLRYGHSGLSVVDENQELVGIISRRDLDLALHHGFGHAPVKGYMTRNLKTITTDTVLPDIEDLMVTYDVGRLPVLENHQLLGIVTRTDVLRQLHQERGTENKDQDHQSLVSACLLPNFKQRLRPELWKLLSFAATEAQKRGWHLYLVGGAVRDILLANPQQTDSEIFLQDIDLVVDGFHRVAEVGAGVELAKALQADYPSARLEVHGEFQTAALLWHNDPELDSLWIDIATARTEFYPYPAANPEVEASSIRQDLYRRDFTINALAIRLTSPKSGELLDFFGGLLDLRSGLIRVLHANSFIEDPTRIYRAVRFAVRLGFEVEAQTEDYIRYAIASGAYDRSRAENRKAPALQTRLKGELKYILEASYWQPALKKLSALNALKCLHPKLSLDRQLWWQLRFLGRCLRRFDPNHTLTHWQMRLEVMIASLPEQRVMVAQQLELPHDSIKRLEQLAAREEEVEKKLSLSLSSQEKHDLYETLRQKRGELLNLPPNQVQIPIEKTLFREGYHPYTLVKHLSSYKLPMLVLLAVRCSPLVRKRIWHYINHWSQVKAPVNGNDLKAWGYKPGPQYREMLESVLEETLNGVIQTKEEGKQFLSSIYES
- a CDS encoding methyltransferase domain-containing protein; translation: MIHVGDQINADNANWSFSGDLTKHFDQHIEKSIPFYNASHELGVSISDFFLDDSSVCYDLGCSTGKLLTLLAQHHQAKRIQFIGIDVETEMVQYAQKSCQNFSNVEIREENLLEIELEKADLIFAYYTMQFIKPKHRQLLFNRIYQSLNWGGGFLLFEKVRSPDARFQDMMTTLYNDYKLNQGYSGDEIIAKSRSLKGVLEPFSTAGNLGLLERAGFVDITTIMKYICFQGFLAIK
- a CDS encoding YdcF family protein, which encodes MFLFFSKLLPLFVYPLGLASILLLVGLIIAWKRPYFALFPMGIALGVLLIFSNAWVSSGLTQSLEWQHISNENEKLPEAEAIILLGGSTQAPIPPRNTVEITGAGDRVLYAAHLYKQGKAPLIIATGGRISWLGNDTPEATNMKQLLVEIGVPASAVIEEPQALNTHDNAVYTQEILEEKGIKQCLLVTSASHMPRSVLTFKKQEIDIIPAPTDFSITRQHWQQLQSTPQATLLNSLPDADHLEQSTRVLKEYLGIFVYWLRGWI